One Serinicoccus chungangensis genomic window carries:
- a CDS encoding DUF4232 domain-containing protein, with product MTSSGPSSRADSPGPVDDAHDMLVLGPGPGPRRPVRDSRPAPILVEASLAAVVVLLLWPVTGRAQRLALVRDLDVFGCVVLGSAIAAGLLAGWLHTRLSGGRHGRTGVGAVAAVVAATACSGSTLSAVAGWVPLAVVGAVSVATAVAAVRLPQPRRVAPAVVSVAGMVLLGVAAGQTVVQARPDSPAPVAPTAEDAPEGAPTPPPTDPPGPTLGDLCHPDELTLDSSVPVPAMSDAVATLTVTNSGGRSCRVEGFPTVTIIGQVEQADLGLQVRVSQVDPAGGDPVEVDPVQLAPGDAATTQVWWPTWGAAADRESPQQLRIGVGGSTEVLDLPPERRWDVVQSAEAWVGPWRPAEGA from the coding sequence GTGACCAGCTCTGGCCCGTCCTCGAGGGCCGACTCCCCCGGCCCGGTCGACGACGCCCACGACATGCTCGTCCTGGGTCCCGGCCCGGGCCCGCGTCGTCCCGTCCGCGACTCGCGGCCGGCCCCCATCCTCGTCGAGGCCTCTCTGGCGGCCGTCGTCGTCCTGCTGCTGTGGCCCGTGACAGGTCGGGCGCAGCGGCTGGCGCTCGTGCGTGACCTGGACGTCTTCGGGTGCGTCGTGCTCGGTTCGGCGATCGCTGCGGGTCTGCTCGCCGGCTGGCTGCACACGAGGCTGTCCGGTGGGCGGCACGGGAGGACGGGGGTGGGCGCGGTCGCGGCCGTGGTGGCCGCGACGGCCTGCTCCGGCTCGACCCTGAGTGCCGTGGCCGGCTGGGTGCCCCTCGCCGTCGTCGGCGCGGTCTCGGTGGCGACGGCTGTCGCCGCGGTGCGCCTGCCGCAGCCGCGACGCGTGGCTCCGGCGGTGGTGTCCGTGGCGGGCATGGTGCTGCTGGGGGTCGCGGCGGGGCAGACGGTGGTGCAGGCGCGGCCGGACTCACCGGCCCCCGTCGCACCGACTGCCGAGGACGCGCCCGAGGGCGCGCCGACGCCCCCTCCGACCGACCCACCAGGACCGACCCTGGGAGACCTGTGCCACCCGGACGAGCTGACTCTCGACTCCTCGGTCCCGGTGCCCGCCATGAGCGATGCCGTGGCCACCCTCACGGTCACCAACAGCGGTGGACGGTCCTGCCGGGTGGAGGGCTTCCCGACGGTCACCATCATCGGGCAGGTGGAGCAGGCCGACCTGGGCCTGCAGGTCCGGGTCTCCCAGGTCGACCCGGCCGGCGGTGACCCGGTCGAGGTCGACCCGGTGCAGCTGGCCCCGGGCGACGCGGCGACGACGCAGGTGTGGTGGCCGACCTGGGGTGCGGCCGCCGACCGGGAGAGCCCGCAGCAGCTGCGGATCGGGGTCGGCGGCAGCACCGAGGTGCTGGACCTGCCGCCGGAACGGCGTTGGGACGTCGTGCAGAGCGCCGAGGCCTGGGTCGGGCCCTGGCGCCCCGCGGAAGGGGCCTGA
- a CDS encoding LysR family transcriptional regulator — protein sequence MDLIRHCSYVLAVVEEGTFTDAAISLGITQPPLSQGVRRLEDRWGVRLLDRSARGVALTAEGRRLLPVMRALVADAHALDRRAQELGRAPGDVVVGVDPALSGLTEAVLARLAGDASGPVRPRPGRPEALVDAVRSGEIDLALVRHPCLTDGVLAGLPRPVRTALVSPTGRRGPESLSVPRGLALVLRPRDEAPAAHDLLWNECVRAGHDGPLVESEHGPLPWVAAGTGWSLLPWAAVHSLPGSVAVREAPRRLWLRAVVVAREPDVARDADTVLAEIAGDVGRG from the coding sequence ATGGACCTCATCCGTCACTGCTCCTACGTCCTGGCCGTCGTCGAGGAGGGCACCTTCACCGACGCCGCCATCAGCCTGGGGATCACCCAGCCGCCGCTGAGCCAGGGCGTCCGACGGCTCGAGGACCGCTGGGGTGTGCGGCTGCTCGACCGCAGCGCCCGAGGGGTCGCTCTCACCGCGGAGGGCCGTCGACTCCTCCCGGTGATGCGGGCCCTCGTCGCCGACGCGCACGCCTTGGACCGACGGGCCCAGGAGCTCGGACGAGCCCCCGGTGACGTCGTCGTCGGAGTCGACCCCGCCCTGTCGGGTCTGACCGAGGCCGTGCTGGCTCGTCTCGCCGGGGACGCGTCCGGGCCGGTCCGCCCACGGCCCGGACGCCCCGAGGCCCTCGTCGACGCGGTCCGCTCCGGTGAGATCGACCTCGCGCTGGTGCGCCACCCCTGCCTGACCGACGGGGTGCTGGCCGGACTCCCGCGGCCCGTGCGGACCGCCCTGGTGAGTCCGACCGGTCGACGGGGTCCCGAGTCCCTCTCGGTCCCCCGGGGTCTGGCGCTCGTCCTGCGGCCCCGTGACGAGGCACCGGCCGCCCACGACCTGCTGTGGAACGAGTGCGTGCGGGCCGGGCACGACGGGCCCCTGGTGGAGTCGGAGCACGGGCCCCTGCCGTGGGTCGCGGCGGGGACCGGGTGGAGCCTGCTGCCCTGGGCCGCCGTGCACTCGCTGCCCGGCTCCGTCGCCGTGCGCGAGGCCCCGCGCCGACTCTGGCTGCGGGCGGTCGTGGTGGCTCGCGAGCCCGACGTCGCGCGGGACGCCGACACGGTCCTGGCCGAGATCGCCGGGGACGTCGGCCGTGGCTGA
- a CDS encoding serine hydrolase, translating into MAEPEEQIADLLRDAGARGWVHAIPVADASLGRGIGRHEVSHRADEPVPMASLYKVLLAVAWARLVDAGDLDPRAPQVVAASDRTPGPTGLSSLEDEVVVSQRDLVTLMLTVSDNAAADVLLHLVGLDRLRAVAADAGLEATTVHGGTGHHQRLLLEEVGAPGFPEALRLLGERPGQDATAVYDPALSSTTTARDMTRLLTKLWRDELTTPERGAWLRRAMARQAFRHRLASGFPHDDVEVASRTGSLLALRHEAGVVSFPGEEPIAVAVLTHALNPAQHLPDVDRVIGTIGRVAVTPLRRLAPVGDIRSD; encoded by the coding sequence GTGGCTGAGCCGGAGGAGCAGATCGCCGATCTGCTCCGGGACGCCGGCGCGCGGGGGTGGGTGCACGCCATACCCGTGGCCGACGCCTCTCTCGGCCGTGGCATCGGCCGGCACGAGGTGTCCCACCGGGCCGACGAACCGGTCCCGATGGCCTCGCTCTACAAGGTGCTGCTCGCCGTCGCCTGGGCCCGGCTCGTGGACGCCGGCGACCTCGACCCGCGCGCCCCGCAGGTCGTGGCGGCCTCCGACCGGACCCCTGGCCCCACCGGCCTGTCGAGCCTCGAGGACGAGGTGGTGGTCTCCCAGCGCGACCTGGTCACACTCATGCTCACCGTCTCGGACAACGCCGCGGCGGACGTGCTGCTCCACCTCGTCGGCCTGGATCGGCTGCGAGCGGTCGCTGCCGATGCCGGCCTCGAGGCCACCACCGTGCACGGCGGCACGGGGCACCATCAACGGCTGCTCCTCGAGGAGGTCGGGGCACCAGGCTTCCCGGAGGCGCTACGACTGCTCGGGGAGCGTCCGGGCCAGGACGCGACCGCCGTCTACGACCCCGCCCTGAGCTCGACGACAACCGCGCGGGACATGACGCGTCTCCTCACGAAGCTGTGGCGTGACGAGCTCACGACGCCGGAGCGGGGGGCGTGGCTGCGGCGGGCGATGGCCCGCCAGGCGTTCCGTCACCGGCTGGCGTCGGGGTTCCCGCACGACGACGTCGAGGTCGCCAGCCGCACCGGCTCGTTGCTCGCGCTGCGGCACGAGGCCGGTGTCGTCAGCTTCCCCGGAGAGGAACCGATCGCCGTCGCCGTCCTCACCCATGCGCTCAACCCGGCCCAGCACCTGCCGGACGTCGACCGGGTCATCGGGACCATCGGCAGGGTGGCTGTCACGCCGCTGCGGCGCCTCGCGCCGGTCGGCGATATCCGCAGCGACTGA